From one Humulus lupulus chromosome 8, drHumLupu1.1, whole genome shotgun sequence genomic stretch:
- the LOC133797605 gene encoding glutathione S-transferase U25-like, with protein MADEVILLDFWCSMFGMRARIALSEKGVQYEYREEDLTNKSPLLLEKNPVHKKIPVLIHNGKPVCESLVILQYIDEVWPEKSPLLPSDPYQRAHAKFWADYIDKTVYDCGKRIWSTKGEEQEAAKKEFIEIFKVLESELGEKPYFGGDSFGFVDVALIGFYSWFPAYETFGNFSIEAECPKSIAWAKRCLQRESVSKTLPDSKKICEFVVEMKKMFGLE; from the exons ATGGCGGACGAGGTGATTCTGTTGGATTTCTGGTGCAGTATGTTCGGCATGAGAGCTAGAATAGCTCTGAGTGAAAAGGGTGTTCAGTACGAGTACAGGGAGGAGGATCTGACCAACAAAAGTCCCCTCCTTCTGGAGAAGAACCCAGTTCACAAGAAAATTCCGGTCTTGATTCACAACGGAAAGCCGGTCTGTGAGTCACTCGTTATTTTGCAGTACATCGATGAAGTTTGGCCAGAAAAATCTCCTTTGCTTCCCTCTGATCCTTACCAGAGAGCCCACGCTAAGTTTTGGGCTGATTACATTGACAAGACG GTCTATGATTGTGGTAAGAGGATATGGAGCACAAAAGGAGAAGAGCAAGAAGCAGCCAAGAAGGAATTCATAGAAATTTTCAAGGTGTTGGAATCAGAGCTTGGAGAGAAGCCATACTTTGGAGGGGACAGCTTTGGGTTTGTAGATGTTGCCCTTATAGGATTTTACAGCTGGTTTCCTGCCTATGAGACCTTCGGCAACTTCAGCATCGAGGCCGAGTGCCCTAAGTCCATTGCATGGGCCAAGAGGTGCCTGCAGAGGGAGAGTGTCTCCAAAACCCTTCCTGACTCGAAGAAGATTTGCGAATTCGTCGTCGAAATGAAGAAGATGTTTGGCTTGGAGTAG